In Pseudoxanthomonas sp., one genomic interval encodes:
- a CDS encoding DUF4845 domain-containing protein has product MKRKQSGMTLLSFVVVLGVVGFTAYVAMRLFPMYQEYYAVKSSLKGLANEQGVADMDPGRMKELFFRRLNMNYSNSIKPADVKIERMEGGWNMSVSYEVRRPLVGNLDVVGNFNAEQAMTRRGAD; this is encoded by the coding sequence ATGAAGCGCAAGCAAAGTGGCATGACGTTGTTGAGCTTTGTAGTGGTGCTGGGCGTGGTGGGCTTCACCGCCTACGTCGCCATGCGGCTGTTCCCGATGTACCAGGAGTACTATGCGGTCAAGTCCTCTTTGAAGGGACTGGCCAATGAGCAGGGTGTGGCGGACATGGATCCGGGGCGGATGAAGGAGTTGTTCTTCCGTCGCCTCAACATGAACTATTCCAACAGCATCAAGCCTGCGGACGTGAAGATCGAGCGCATGGAAGGCGGCTGGAACATGAGCGTCAGCTACGAGGTGCGCCGGCCGCTGGTGGGCAATCTGGACGTGGTGGGCAACTTCAACGCCGAGCAGGCGATGACGCGTCGCGGCGCGGACTAA
- the lepB gene encoding signal peptidase I gives MVWFETILVVLTLLTGVVWLADRLFLAKRRQARGGLLDEEPVLVDYSRAFFPVLAVVLVLRSFIAEPYKIPSSSMMPNLLIGDFILVNKFSYGLRLPINNRKFLAIGEPKRGDVVVFKPPHDPENNWIKRVIGLPGDRIGFHGDTVYINGQPLTYEKMGSYVGHGSGAGETGAALLRENLPGRPHTVLEWLDRSRPEGQGDWVVPQGQYFVMGDNRDNSEDSRFWTQTHFLPEQNLRGKAFLVWLNCEGWFCKNGFDASRIGNGIE, from the coding sequence ATGGTCTGGTTTGAAACGATCCTCGTGGTGCTGACGCTGCTGACCGGCGTGGTGTGGCTGGCCGACAGGCTGTTCCTGGCCAAGCGACGCCAGGCCAGGGGAGGGCTGCTGGACGAGGAGCCGGTGCTGGTCGACTACTCGCGTGCCTTCTTCCCGGTGCTGGCCGTGGTGCTGGTGCTGCGCAGCTTCATCGCCGAGCCGTACAAGATCCCGTCCAGTTCGATGATGCCGAACCTGCTGATCGGCGACTTCATCCTGGTCAACAAGTTTTCCTACGGGCTGCGCCTGCCGATCAACAACCGCAAGTTCCTGGCCATCGGCGAGCCCAAGCGCGGCGATGTGGTGGTCTTCAAGCCGCCGCACGACCCGGAGAACAACTGGATCAAGCGCGTGATCGGCCTGCCGGGCGACCGGATCGGTTTCCATGGCGATACGGTCTACATCAATGGCCAGCCGCTGACCTACGAGAAGATGGGCAGCTACGTGGGGCACGGCAGCGGCGCCGGCGAGACCGGGGCCGCCCTGCTGCGCGAAAACCTGCCCGGACGCCCGCATACCGTGCTGGAATGGCTGGACCGCAGCCGCCCGGAGGGACAGGGCGACTGGGTCGTCCCGCAGGGCCAGTATTTCGTCATGGGCGACAATCGTGATAATAGCGAGGACAGTCGCTTCTGGACCCAGACGCACTTCCTGCCCGAGCAGAACCTGCGCGGCAAGGCGTTCCTGGTCTGGCTGAACTGCGAAGGCTGGTTCTGCAAGAATGGTTTCGATGCCTCGCGCATCGGCAACGGCATCGAGTGA